In Denticeps clupeoides chromosome 1, fDenClu1.1, whole genome shotgun sequence, a single window of DNA contains:
- the mepceb gene encoding 7SK snRNA methylphosphate capping enzyme isoform X1, translated as MMSVEKEAGLCGDGGGDGLAALQPPRCRLGGRTLATPPAVLAEVPGKPAPGQVGCGVGARPLQSKNGLPQAQRSHKRRYSMNVGFRQPGAGKRRCRASSESEPVLPSNFLLGGNIFDPLNLNSLLDEEVSRALNAETPKSSPLPAKSREPVEILVPKDITDPLNLNGCGRDSRRGALLSPTKTGRKRHRNRHHGERAGPADQAESDKKKGEEGGLPGDAPQSEDSPQPYELNTSINCRDEVVLPILPRRHSHPPTGSSGATSRHRKRRRTVSRSERLSTTPTLTKGPGLTKPRPQTFQTPIAGLRPGPAAPAQASRKPARKFQYGNYSRYYGYHRPTLRQDPRLAVLKPDWFRGKNVLDLGCNTGHVTLAIARNWGPAHILGLDIDGGLVRVARQNLRHFLSELLLQEEDGKTGTAEPAGGGAKTQTGTGEEDVGAPVAMDTDVGQEFGAGIFRALMDVKMLTAPPDGRAAGGQQFPLSLRLCRGPIVPPPLLETSPGVFPANVSFMRGNYVLDSDVAVDAQRAEYDAILCLSLTKWVHLNWGDAGLQRLFRRAYRHLRVGGVFILEPQPWSSYAKRKRLTETTYRNYGSIHLKPDRFSSYLTTEVGFTSYELVGTPKSGPQGQRSTSQDVHISNQTKKNLDHRQISQYEQYY; from the exons ATGATGTCCGTGGAAAAAGAGGCGGGCTTGTGTGGAGATGGGGGCGGAGACGGCCTCGCGGCCCTTCAGCCCCCGAGGTGCCGTCTTGGGGGCAGGACCCTGGCGACCCCCCCGGCCGTGCTAGCCGAGGTCCCCGGGAAACCGGCCCCGGGGCAGGTGGGCTGCGGGGTCGGGGCCAGGCCCCTCCAGTCCAAAAACGGCCTGCCGCAGGCCCAGAGGTCCCACAAGCGGCGCTACAGCATGAACGTGGGCTTCAGGCAGCCCGGCGCGGGCAAGAGGCGCTGCCGCGCCAGCTCCGAGAGCGAGCCCGTGCTGCCCTCCAACTTCCTGCTGGGCGGGAACATCTTCGACCCGCTGAACCTCAACAGCCTGCTGGACGAGGAGGTCAGCCGCGCCCTGAACGCCGAGACGCCCAAGTCGTCGCCGCTGCCGGCCAAAAGCCGCGAGCCCGTCGAGATCCTCGTCCCCAAGGACATCACCGACCCGCTCAACCTCAACGGCTGCGGGCGGGACTCCCGACGAGGGGCGCTGCTGTCCCCCACCAAGACCGGCAGAAAAAGGCACCGCAACAGGCACCACGGGGAGAGGGCGGGGCCAGCAGACCAGGCGGAGTCGGATAAGAAGAAAGGGGAAGAGGGCGGGCTGCCGGGAGACGCGCCGCAGAGCGAGGACTCTCCGCAGCCGTACGAACTAAACACGTCCATCAACTGCCGGGACGAGGTGGTCCTGCCCATCTTACCGCGCCGGCACTCGCACCCGCCCACCGGCTCGTCGGGGGCCACGTCGCGCCACCGCAAGCGCCGCCGCACGGTCAGCCGCTCCGAACGCCTGTCGACCACGCCCACGCTAACCAAGGGCCCCGGACTGACGAAGCCACGCCCCCAAACCTTCCAGACACCCATCGCTGGTCTCCGCCCAGGTCCGGCAGCACCGGCGCAGGCGTCGCGGAAGCCGGCGCGGAAGTTCCAGTATGGCAACTACAGCCGTTACTACGGCTACCACCGGCCGACGCTGCGCCAGGACCCCCGACTGGCGGTTCTCAAGCCGGACTGGTTCCGCGGGAAGAACGTTCTGGACTTGGGCTGCAACACGGGCCACGTGACCCTCGCCATTGCCAGGAACTGGGGCCCCGCCCACATCCTGGGACTGGATATTGACGGCGGGCTGGTGCGCGTCGCGCGGCAAAACCTGCGCCATTTCCTGtccgagctgctgctgcaggaggaggacgGCAAGACGGGGACGGCGGAGCCAGCCGGGGGCGGAGCCAAAACGCAGACCGGCACAGGCGAGGAGGACGTGGGCGCGCCGGTTGCCATGGACACGGACGTGGGGCAGGAGTTCGGCGCGGGCATCTTTCGGGCTCTGATGGACGTGAAGATGCTGACTGCGCCCCCTGATGGACGAGCGGCCGGAGGGCAGCAGTTCCCGCTGTCGCTCCGCCTCTGCAGGGGACCCATCGTCCCGCCCCCTCTTCTGGAAACGTCTCCGGGGGTCTTTCCGGCAAACGTCTCTTTCATGAGG GGGAACTATGTATTGGACAGCGACGTGGCGGTCGACGCCCAGCGGGCGGAGTATGACGCCATCCTGTGTCTCAGCCTGACGAAGTGGGTCCATCTGAACTGGGGCGACGCCGGGCTGCAGCGGCTCTTCAGACGCGCCTACAGACACCTGAGAGTGGGCGGAGTCTTCATCCTGGAGCCGCAGCCGTGGAGCAGCTACGCCAAGAGGAAGCGGCTGACG GAGACAACGTATAGGAACTATGGCAGCATCCATCTGAAGCCGGACCGTTTCAGCTCCTACCTGACCACGGAGGTGGGCTTCACCAGCTACGAGCTTGTCGGCACGCCCAAGAGTGGCCcccaaggtcagaggtcaacttCTCAGGACGTCCATATCAGCaaccaaacaaagaaaaacctGGATCACAGACAAATATCACAATACGAACAATACTATTGA
- the LOC114790466 gene encoding zinc finger CW-type PWWP domain protein 1-like, with amino-acid sequence MDVVVYLNRIDAGSPVSCCVCVFTRPAEALKYHILPVGRWRTVEEEGRNGGQDERMKRMDTTGRQGKAASVTASSSQLSSPTSASGEQLQGSIFIPGSLVWAQQSGHPWWPAVVERDPDTNDFVMFRKESGSCPFKCHVTFLGDPVSRAWVLCSRVRDFADLSAQKALSGARRHVHGQLKAAIQMAGQAKSLYVTRCWTS; translated from the exons ATGGACGTCGTCGTTTATTTAAACAGGATTGACGCAGGCAGCCCTGTCTCgtgttgcgtgtgtgttttcacacGGCCAGCAGAAGCGT TAAAATACCATATTTTGCCAGTGGGACGGTGGAGGACAGTGGAGGAAGAGGGCCGGAATGGTGGGCAGGACgagaggatgaagaggatggACACGACGGGGAGACAGGGGAAG GCGGCATCTGTGACTGCGTCCTCGTCCCAGCTCAGCAGCCCCA cTTCTGCGTCCGGGGAACAGCTTCAGGGCTCCATCTTCATTCCTGGATCACTAGTCTGGGCTCAGCAGTCTGGACACCCCTG gtggccAGCAGTGGTCGAGCGAGATCCTGACACTAATGATTTTGTGATGTTCAGGAAGGAGTCAGGAAGCTGTCCC TTTAAATGTCACGTGACGTTCCTGGGGGACCCTGTGAGCCGCGCCTGGGTCCTGTGCAGTAGAGTGAGGGACTTCGCCGATCTGTCGGCGCAGAAAGCTCTCAGC ggcgCCCGAAGGCACGTCCATGGACAGCTGAAGGCTGCTATTCAAATGGCTGGACAGGCAAAAAGCCTTTATGTGACA AGGTGCTGGACCAGTTAA
- the mepceb gene encoding 7SK snRNA methylphosphate capping enzyme isoform X2 translates to MMSVEKEAGLCGDGGGDGLAALQPPRCRLGGRTLATPPAVLAEVPGKPAPGQVGCGVGARPLQSKNGLPQAQRSHKRRYSMNVGFRQPGAGKRRCRASSESEPVLPSNFLLGGNIFDPLNLNSLLDEEVSRALNAETPKSSPLPAKSREPVEILVPKDITDPLNLNGCGRDSRRGALLSPTKTGRKRHRNRHHGERAGPADQAESDKKKGEEGGLPGDAPQSEDSPQPYELNTSINCRDEVVLPILPRRHSHPPTGSSGATSRHRKRRRTVSRSERLSTTPTLTKGPGLTKPRPQTFQTPIAGLRPGPAAPAQASRKPARKFQYGNYSRYYGYHRPTLRQDPRLAVLKPDWFRGKNVLDLGCNTGHVTLAIARNWGPAHILGLDIDGGLVRVARQNLRHFLSELLLQEEDGKTGTAEPAGGGAKTQTGTGEEDVGAPVAMDTDVGQEFGAGIFRALMDVKMLTAPPDGRAAGGQQFPLSLRLCRGPIVPPPLLETSPGVFPANVSFMRGNYVLDSDVAVDAQRAEYDAILCLSLTKWVHLNWGDAGLQRLFRRAYRHLRVGGVFILEPQPWSSYAKRKRLTETTYRNYGSIHLKPDRFSSYLTTEVGFTSYELVGTPKSGPQGFQRPIYIFHKGPSSSRK, encoded by the exons ATGATGTCCGTGGAAAAAGAGGCGGGCTTGTGTGGAGATGGGGGCGGAGACGGCCTCGCGGCCCTTCAGCCCCCGAGGTGCCGTCTTGGGGGCAGGACCCTGGCGACCCCCCCGGCCGTGCTAGCCGAGGTCCCCGGGAAACCGGCCCCGGGGCAGGTGGGCTGCGGGGTCGGGGCCAGGCCCCTCCAGTCCAAAAACGGCCTGCCGCAGGCCCAGAGGTCCCACAAGCGGCGCTACAGCATGAACGTGGGCTTCAGGCAGCCCGGCGCGGGCAAGAGGCGCTGCCGCGCCAGCTCCGAGAGCGAGCCCGTGCTGCCCTCCAACTTCCTGCTGGGCGGGAACATCTTCGACCCGCTGAACCTCAACAGCCTGCTGGACGAGGAGGTCAGCCGCGCCCTGAACGCCGAGACGCCCAAGTCGTCGCCGCTGCCGGCCAAAAGCCGCGAGCCCGTCGAGATCCTCGTCCCCAAGGACATCACCGACCCGCTCAACCTCAACGGCTGCGGGCGGGACTCCCGACGAGGGGCGCTGCTGTCCCCCACCAAGACCGGCAGAAAAAGGCACCGCAACAGGCACCACGGGGAGAGGGCGGGGCCAGCAGACCAGGCGGAGTCGGATAAGAAGAAAGGGGAAGAGGGCGGGCTGCCGGGAGACGCGCCGCAGAGCGAGGACTCTCCGCAGCCGTACGAACTAAACACGTCCATCAACTGCCGGGACGAGGTGGTCCTGCCCATCTTACCGCGCCGGCACTCGCACCCGCCCACCGGCTCGTCGGGGGCCACGTCGCGCCACCGCAAGCGCCGCCGCACGGTCAGCCGCTCCGAACGCCTGTCGACCACGCCCACGCTAACCAAGGGCCCCGGACTGACGAAGCCACGCCCCCAAACCTTCCAGACACCCATCGCTGGTCTCCGCCCAGGTCCGGCAGCACCGGCGCAGGCGTCGCGGAAGCCGGCGCGGAAGTTCCAGTATGGCAACTACAGCCGTTACTACGGCTACCACCGGCCGACGCTGCGCCAGGACCCCCGACTGGCGGTTCTCAAGCCGGACTGGTTCCGCGGGAAGAACGTTCTGGACTTGGGCTGCAACACGGGCCACGTGACCCTCGCCATTGCCAGGAACTGGGGCCCCGCCCACATCCTGGGACTGGATATTGACGGCGGGCTGGTGCGCGTCGCGCGGCAAAACCTGCGCCATTTCCTGtccgagctgctgctgcaggaggaggacgGCAAGACGGGGACGGCGGAGCCAGCCGGGGGCGGAGCCAAAACGCAGACCGGCACAGGCGAGGAGGACGTGGGCGCGCCGGTTGCCATGGACACGGACGTGGGGCAGGAGTTCGGCGCGGGCATCTTTCGGGCTCTGATGGACGTGAAGATGCTGACTGCGCCCCCTGATGGACGAGCGGCCGGAGGGCAGCAGTTCCCGCTGTCGCTCCGCCTCTGCAGGGGACCCATCGTCCCGCCCCCTCTTCTGGAAACGTCTCCGGGGGTCTTTCCGGCAAACGTCTCTTTCATGAGG GGGAACTATGTATTGGACAGCGACGTGGCGGTCGACGCCCAGCGGGCGGAGTATGACGCCATCCTGTGTCTCAGCCTGACGAAGTGGGTCCATCTGAACTGGGGCGACGCCGGGCTGCAGCGGCTCTTCAGACGCGCCTACAGACACCTGAGAGTGGGCGGAGTCTTCATCCTGGAGCCGCAGCCGTGGAGCAGCTACGCCAAGAGGAAGCGGCTGACG GAGACAACGTATAGGAACTATGGCAGCATCCATCTGAAGCCGGACCGTTTCAGCTCCTACCTGACCACGGAGGTGGGCTTCACCAGCTACGAGCTTGTCGGCACGCCCAAGAGTGGCCcccaag GATTTCAGAGgcccatttacattttccacaaAGGCCCCTCCTCCAGCAGGAAGTGA